One region of Armatimonadota bacterium genomic DNA includes:
- a CDS encoding amidohydrolase family protein gives MDFQIIDANTLFGFHPIHKLDMSIERLIRDMERYKIGASITLSTIGLFCDYLEGNKITKGAATANNRLIPAGTVNPQSYFGTDEDMRAIVSQGFRIFRFFPAEQGWPIDSAAFKLVLKQLASFKVAVMVDAGKPGEPTALARVVTDYPGAVIMCSISAESIAEALAVMLEIPNVMVETHELHVPGALKVVAERVGANRVIFGSGAPRRSTASSLNSVLNSELSDAEKQLVLGGNIKRILEVG, from the coding sequence GTGGACTTCCAAATCATAGATGCGAATACGCTGTTTGGATTTCATCCCATCCACAAACTTGATATGTCCATTGAACGCCTGATTAGAGATATGGAGAGATACAAAATTGGGGCGAGCATCACTCTTTCAACTATAGGCCTCTTTTGTGATTACTTAGAGGGGAATAAGATAACAAAAGGAGCGGCCACAGCAAATAATCGTCTAATCCCTGCGGGCACAGTAAATCCTCAAAGCTACTTCGGTACTGATGAGGACATGCGTGCAATAGTTTCGCAGGGTTTTCGCATATTTAGATTCTTTCCGGCAGAGCAAGGCTGGCCTATTGATTCAGCAGCATTCAAACTAGTGCTGAAGCAGTTGGCTTCATTCAAAGTTGCGGTGATGGTGGATGCAGGCAAGCCAGGGGAGCCCACTGCTTTGGCGCGCGTTGTAACCGACTACCCAGGCGCAGTGATTATGTGTTCAATCTCCGCCGAATCAATAGCTGAGGCGCTTGCCGTGATGCTTGAAATACCGAATGTAATGGTTGAGACCCATGAACTACACGTTCCTGGTGCCCTCAAAGTAGTGGCTGAAAGAGTAGGGGCTAATCGAGTAATTTTTGGGTCGGGTGCTCCACGGCGTTCGACTGCTAGCTCGCTAAATAGTGTTCTCAATTCAGAGCTCTCAGATGCCGAGAAGCAGCTTGTGCTTGGTGGGAATATCAAGCGAATCCTGGAGGTCGGATAA
- a CDS encoding DUF362 domain-containing protein has product MSNVDEKKIIRVATMSARVSIVKCEDYTPSNVLRAVKEAVSLLGGMEKFVRQGQKVLLKPNLLSARPPESGVCTHPAVVEAIISLATAAGGICTVGDSPSVGANTQEGFENLLKVTGMMDVIRRTEAGIAWFNKSGTERRITNAKVFRRILIADALAETDVLINVPKFKTHELTRLTGAVKNLFGCIPGRRKVEFHLQAGADPEVFAQILVDTLWEVRPALNIMDGIVGMDGQGPAAGRRRIFGFIIAGEDPVAVDAVACITANIDPMEVPMLRLATEQGVGTANRTEIEILGVQPEEVRIPGFLMPGRGDIISRLPRSVYHIARNHLVKRPVFIRSKCTGCRECVAICPVGAIHGNDKKLAVDYSTCIRCYCCQEVCPAEAIALRDSRLRVSLETALAIRRAIRRILKK; this is encoded by the coding sequence TTGTCAAACGTTGACGAAAAGAAGATAATAAGGGTAGCGACTATGTCAGCAAGAGTATCAATCGTTAAGTGTGAAGATTATACACCTTCAAATGTCTTGAGGGCGGTAAAGGAAGCGGTTAGCCTCCTTGGTGGGATGGAGAAATTCGTGCGGCAAGGGCAGAAAGTTTTGCTTAAGCCTAATCTCTTGTCAGCTCGGCCACCGGAGTCTGGAGTATGCACCCATCCCGCAGTGGTAGAAGCCATTATCAGTCTTGCCACGGCCGCAGGGGGCATATGCACAGTTGGCGATAGCCCGTCGGTAGGTGCTAATACCCAGGAGGGGTTTGAAAACTTACTTAAAGTTACGGGCATGATGGATGTGATTCGGCGGACGGAAGCTGGCATTGCTTGGTTCAACAAAAGCGGCACAGAGCGCCGAATTACAAACGCAAAAGTCTTCCGGCGAATACTCATAGCGGATGCCCTCGCAGAAACAGATGTCCTTATTAATGTCCCTAAGTTCAAAACCCATGAGCTTACTCGGTTAACCGGTGCGGTAAAAAACCTCTTTGGCTGCATCCCCGGCCGCCGTAAGGTTGAATTTCATCTCCAAGCTGGAGCAGATCCTGAAGTATTCGCTCAGATTTTGGTGGATACGCTTTGGGAAGTACGACCAGCCCTTAATATTATGGATGGCATTGTTGGAATGGATGGCCAGGGGCCGGCCGCAGGGCGGCGGCGAATCTTTGGATTTATCATTGCTGGCGAGGATCCAGTGGCCGTTGACGCGGTTGCTTGCATTACAGCGAACATTGATCCGATGGAGGTTCCAATGCTCAGGTTGGCCACCGAGCAGGGTGTGGGAACTGCAAACCGCACCGAAATCGAAATACTTGGTGTCCAGCCTGAGGAAGTACGGATTCCTGGATTTCTAATGCCTGGGCGCGGTGACATCATCAGCCGCCTCCCAAGGTCAGTTTACCACATTGCGCGAAACCATCTCGTTAAGCGGCCGGTGTTTATTCGAAGCAAGTGTACTGGTTGCCGGGAATGTGTTGCGATATGTCCCGTTGGGGCAATACATGGCAATGATAAGAAGCTGGCAGTGGACTATTCTACCTGCATTCGATGTTACTGCTGTCAGGAAGTTTGCCCAGCAGAAGCGATTGCTTTGCGGGATAGCCGGCTCCGAGTTTCGCTGGAAACTGCGCTTGCCATCCGTCGGGCAATTCGCCGTATTCTTAAAAAATGA
- a CDS encoding BadF/BadG/BcrA/BcrD ATPase family protein has translation MQYVIGVDGGATKTFALVAQTDGTIVGFGKSGCGSYEMAGIEAAKSNILNAIEQALSQKNTPRNAVELGCFALAGADFYPEDFDLLEKAMRELGVAKQVIIRNDSIAGLRAGTFRPYGVCIIMGTGFNGAGIGKDGTEVRFFGEGYIFGDLGGGGAIARDALFHAMRAYDGRGKPTVLMQKALEHWGAKDMEELARILYYNKESLKKISPFCPKVFEAAFDGDEVAQGIIRKFGEEAGISANALIRRLGFENEEFECVMAGSVFKGKGTLMMDTVRSIVLPVAPKARVITPRYEPVVGALMLALEAVGVQIEGDAQLRLDNSVPNELKRE, from the coding sequence ATGCAATATGTAATAGGTGTTGACGGCGGCGCAACGAAAACGTTTGCGCTTGTCGCCCAAACAGATGGAACAATAGTTGGGTTTGGCAAGTCGGGATGTGGAAGCTATGAGATGGCAGGTATAGAAGCCGCAAAATCAAACATACTTAACGCCATCGAACAGGCGCTTTCCCAAAAGAACACGCCAAGGAATGCAGTGGAACTAGGTTGTTTTGCCCTTGCCGGAGCAGACTTCTATCCCGAGGACTTCGATTTACTTGAGAAGGCAATGCGAGAATTAGGAGTGGCAAAGCAGGTAATAATCCGCAATGACTCAATCGCTGGTTTGCGCGCAGGTACATTCCGCCCTTACGGCGTTTGCATCATCATGGGTACAGGGTTTAATGGTGCAGGGATTGGCAAAGATGGCACGGAGGTTCGCTTCTTCGGTGAAGGATACATTTTTGGCGACCTTGGCGGAGGGGGAGCAATCGCCAGAGATGCGCTTTTTCATGCTATGAGGGCTTATGATGGGCGTGGGAAACCGACTGTCTTAATGCAAAAGGCACTCGAACATTGGGGCGCAAAGGATATGGAGGAGCTCGCCCGAATTCTCTACTACAATAAGGAGTCTCTTAAGAAGATATCCCCATTCTGTCCGAAGGTCTTCGAAGCGGCATTTGATGGCGATGAAGTAGCACAAGGTATTATTCGCAAGTTTGGCGAAGAAGCTGGCATCTCTGCGAATGCCTTAATCCGTAGGCTAGGCTTTGAAAACGAGGAGTTCGAATGTGTTATGGCTGGCAGTGTTTTCAAAGGCAAGGGAACGCTCATGATGGACACAGTACGAAGCATAGTTCTGCCAGTTGCACCTAAGGCACGAGTCATTACTCCGAGATATGAACCTGTTGTTGGTGCCCTAATGCTTGCACTTGAAGCAGTTGGTGTCCAAATCGAAGGCGATGCACAACTCAGATTGGATAATTCGGTTCCCAACGAACTGAAGCGCGAATAG
- the surE gene encoding 5'/3'-nucleotidase SurE, whose amino-acid sequence MIRKSQPKILITNDDGIYAEGLFALKTALDRIGAVYVVAPDRPRSASGHSITLHKPLRLSKVRLPDGSYGYSTNGTPSDCVSLGLLDVIEGKVDLVVSGINWGPNLGWDLTYSGTVSAAMEAVIMGIPAFAVSVASYEEGVSFDCAAEFSAFLAEVILEHRLPPDTLLNVNVPNQPPEHIQGVEITRQGRRRYTGKLEKRVDPSGRAYYWLGGESIDELAEGTDTKAIADDKISVTPIHLDLTGYSAIDELKKWGIESWTSKS is encoded by the coding sequence ATGATTAGAAAATCTCAGCCAAAAATCTTGATAACCAATGACGATGGCATCTATGCGGAAGGCCTTTTTGCGCTCAAGACGGCGCTCGACCGCATAGGTGCTGTGTATGTCGTCGCCCCTGACCGCCCAAGAAGTGCATCTGGGCACTCGATTACCCTTCATAAACCGCTTCGTCTAAGCAAGGTTCGCCTCCCTGACGGTTCTTATGGGTATTCTACAAACGGCACGCCCTCGGATTGTGTTTCGCTTGGACTTCTTGACGTCATCGAGGGTAAGGTAGATCTTGTGGTCTCGGGAATTAATTGGGGGCCGAACTTAGGCTGGGATTTGACCTACTCAGGCACGGTTTCCGCGGCAATGGAAGCGGTGATAATGGGAATACCAGCGTTCGCCGTCTCGGTTGCATCATATGAAGAAGGTGTTTCATTTGACTGTGCGGCGGAATTTTCTGCATTTCTGGCAGAAGTTATTCTAGAACATCGCCTTCCTCCCGATACTCTTCTGAACGTCAATGTTCCAAATCAGCCACCTGAGCATATTCAAGGGGTGGAGATAACTCGGCAAGGGCGAAGAAGGTATACTGGGAAGCTTGAAAAAAGAGTTGACCCCTCCGGCCGAGCATATTACTGGCTTGGTGGCGAGTCAATTGATGAGCTTGCAGAAGGCACCGATACAAAAGCAATCGCTGATGACAAAATTTCGGTTACACCCATACACCTTGATTTAACAGGCTATTCTGCAATAGACGAATTAAAGAAATGGGGAATCGAATCGTGGACTTCCAAATCATAG
- a CDS encoding multiheme c-type cytochrome translates to MEARFVKESGISKMFGDNVPLITANVTELSNGNLLGDKPFIVKTTREGLRVGITSLLGDSLIHPTLQERTGIRILPIIETAHKVVEDLRKQCDLVVILSHSGYDGAKMLASKVPGIDVILCGHNIGKEMETFERVGNTILMISRFNGKYIGKLVLDIDEGGSIKNATGEYIALGKECGEDAEMEKLVAKHDADLREYLTRASQTTAPMGNTTPKVYYEHRDPQPYVSALKCRECHLKQYEAWVETPHARALETLRKEHKENDPACTSCHTTGFQVNQTSSSISSNRFWGVQCEACHGPGVIHVRRPGKPFGAVLQSRCTECHDANRQPKLGLKAAREEMARICKEAGKFPAK, encoded by the coding sequence ATGGAAGCTAGATTCGTTAAGGAATCTGGCATCTCTAAAATGTTCGGCGATAACGTCCCGTTAATCACAGCAAACGTTACAGAACTTTCAAACGGCAATCTTCTTGGAGATAAACCTTTCATTGTTAAAACAACGCGTGAAGGCCTGCGGGTTGGGATTACATCGCTACTTGGCGATTCACTTATTCATCCAACCCTCCAAGAAAGGACCGGCATACGTATTCTTCCAATTATTGAAACTGCCCACAAGGTAGTTGAAGATTTACGGAAACAATGCGACCTTGTTGTAATCCTAAGTCACAGCGGCTATGATGGAGCAAAGATGCTTGCCTCTAAAGTCCCCGGCATCGACGTAATCCTTTGCGGCCATAATATAGGCAAGGAAATGGAAACTTTTGAACGCGTTGGAAATACAATATTAATGATTAGCCGATTCAATGGGAAATACATTGGCAAATTAGTTTTAGATATTGACGAGGGCGGAAGTATTAAAAACGCAACCGGCGAATACATTGCTTTAGGCAAGGAGTGCGGCGAGGACGCGGAAATGGAAAAACTTGTCGCAAAACATGATGCTGATCTTAGAGAATACCTCACGCGTGCAAGCCAGACTACTGCGCCAATGGGAAATACAACACCAAAGGTTTATTATGAACATAGAGACCCCCAACCATACGTTTCAGCGCTTAAGTGCAGAGAATGTCATTTGAAACAGTACGAGGCATGGGTAGAAACACCACACGCTAGAGCTTTAGAGACATTGCGGAAAGAACATAAGGAAAATGACCCAGCTTGTACAAGCTGTCACACTACTGGGTTTCAGGTCAACCAAACAAGCTCCTCAATATCATCAAATCGCTTCTGGGGTGTTCAGTGCGAAGCATGCCATGGGCCCGGAGTCATCCATGTGCGGCGGCCTGGCAAACCATTCGGAGCCGTTTTACAATCGCGTTGTACAGAATGTCATGATGCCAACCGCCAGCCAAAGCTCGGCCTCAAAGCGGCACGCGAGGAGATGGCTCGTATATGTAAGGAAGCAGGCAAGTTTCCTGCCAAATGA
- a CDS encoding M48 family metalloprotease, which yields MKFQRFQALKFFILALVIAAGGFHTTPTFAIDIEEEIKIGKEAAAQVEKESKFITDETLVKRVQDIGMAIAKVACQFQIKPSYGSSAPANFQYSFKIIDDKDVNAFALPGGFVYINKGLLDYVQSDDELAAVIAHEIAHVAHHHALQLNKAQQKAMLGMMAAILAGKAAGMDISDTVMIANLINTAKMSGYGQKAELDADRTAVAYLTATKFNPTGMLTFMERLARDEGRKPSINWGIFATHPPAYLRAREITSELEARGIKINRRLVTSYLRVQVKPTEVNGIQAADVSIGDVLVIRTADSGGKKAITRAEEIAAKIETALLAGAGLHDIKLEGGGQYVTIKGKVIIHPSAEDAELSGKSIADVTSDAHKALKKALWMELYNQAY from the coding sequence ATGAAATTCCAAAGATTTCAAGCTTTAAAGTTTTTTATCTTGGCGTTAGTTATCGCCGCTGGCGGCTTCCACACCACGCCAACATTTGCTATTGATATCGAAGAAGAAATCAAGATTGGCAAGGAAGCAGCAGCGCAGGTCGAAAAGGAATCAAAGTTTATTACCGACGAAACCTTGGTAAAGCGCGTTCAAGATATCGGCATGGCAATAGCCAAAGTAGCTTGCCAGTTCCAAATAAAGCCAAGCTATGGAAGTAGCGCTCCGGCAAACTTCCAATACTCCTTCAAGATAATAGATGACAAAGATGTAAACGCATTCGCGCTGCCAGGCGGCTTCGTATATATAAACAAAGGACTGCTGGATTATGTCCAGTCAGATGATGAGCTTGCTGCTGTCATTGCCCACGAGATTGCCCATGTTGCGCATCACCATGCTTTGCAATTGAATAAAGCCCAGCAAAAGGCAATGCTAGGAATGATGGCTGCCATTCTAGCAGGCAAGGCAGCAGGGATGGACATCAGCGATACAGTAATGATTGCTAACCTTATTAACACTGCAAAAATGAGCGGCTATGGTCAAAAAGCAGAGCTTGATGCAGACCGCACTGCTGTTGCCTACCTAACAGCCACAAAGTTCAATCCTACTGGCATGCTTACGTTCATGGAACGGCTTGCTCGCGACGAAGGAAGAAAGCCATCAATAAATTGGGGCATATTTGCCACCCACCCACCTGCATATCTGCGTGCACGAGAGATTACTTCCGAGCTTGAGGCTCGCGGAATTAAGATTAATCGTCGTCTCGTTACAAGCTACTTAAGAGTTCAAGTCAAACCAACCGAAGTAAACGGCATTCAAGCAGCCGATGTGAGTATTGGTGATGTTCTTGTAATCCGAACCGCCGACTCTGGTGGCAAGAAGGCAATCACTAGAGCTGAGGAGATAGCGGCAAAGATTGAGACTGCTCTTCTAGCTGGCGCTGGATTGCATGACATCAAACTCGAAGGCGGAGGGCAGTACGTGACTATCAAAGGCAAAGTGATAATTCACCCTTCGGCAGAGGATGCTGAGCTTTCAGGCAAGTCAATTGCGGATGTTACCTCAGATGCCCATAAGGCTCTAAAGAAAGCCCTTTGGATGGAACTGTACAATCAAGCATATTGA
- a CDS encoding 6-phospho-beta-glucosidase, with translation MEGLKVCVIGAGSTYTPELIEGFIKRKKEMPIAHISLMDIDEHKLEIVGNLAIRMAERSSLGAEIELTTDRKKAIEGAAFILTQIRVGGIPARIKDEHIPLEFGILGQETTGPGGFAKALRTIPVMLDIARDIEKLAPGAWLINFTNPSGIITEALLKHSKVNVIGLCNVPIGMIKSFAAKFECQPEDLHLTYIGLNHLSWVTRVTIRGRDVTKEAVEKAAAGRAPEDQEWMRQYCMIPNGYLHYYYARDKVVEEQRKAGKTRGEIVAEVESNLLKTYQNPKLSRKPKLLEKRGGAHYSTAAVSLASAIYNNKKELHIVNVRNQGTIQCLPYDCAIEANCVVDGTGAHPLSIGEVPLEIRGLLQAVKCYEELTVIAGVEGSYTAALQALVAHPLVPSFAVARELLERILEANKEYLPQFKAMRKRAKP, from the coding sequence ATGGAAGGTCTAAAGGTCTGCGTAATCGGCGCCGGGAGCACATACACGCCAGAACTCATCGAAGGATTCATAAAACGTAAAAAAGAAATGCCAATAGCTCACATCTCCCTTATGGATATTGACGAGCACAAGCTAGAAATCGTTGGCAATCTTGCGATTCGCATGGCCGAAAGGAGCAGTCTTGGCGCTGAAATTGAGTTGACGACGGACCGAAAGAAAGCAATCGAAGGCGCGGCTTTCATTCTGACGCAAATTCGTGTGGGCGGCATTCCGGCAAGGATTAAGGACGAACATATCCCTCTAGAGTTTGGAATTTTGGGTCAAGAAACCACGGGGCCGGGAGGGTTTGCCAAAGCCCTGCGAACAATCCCTGTTATGCTTGATATTGCCCGCGATATCGAAAAACTAGCGCCTGGTGCTTGGCTAATCAATTTCACTAACCCCAGCGGGATTATAACAGAAGCCCTACTTAAGCACTCGAAAGTGAACGTAATTGGCCTATGCAACGTGCCAATAGGGATGATTAAAAGTTTTGCCGCAAAGTTCGAATGCCAACCAGAAGACCTTCATTTAACTTATATAGGCTTAAACCACCTAAGCTGGGTTACTCGAGTGACTATTCGCGGACGGGACGTCACTAAAGAAGCAGTCGAAAAGGCGGCGGCAGGACGTGCACCAGAAGATCAGGAATGGATGCGGCAGTATTGCATGATTCCAAATGGATATCTTCACTACTACTATGCGCGAGACAAAGTTGTTGAGGAACAAAGGAAAGCTGGCAAAACACGCGGAGAAATCGTCGCCGAGGTTGAAAGCAACTTATTAAAAACATACCAGAACCCTAAGCTAAGTAGAAAGCCAAAACTCCTTGAAAAACGAGGTGGCGCCCACTATTCAACTGCTGCAGTATCACTTGCTAGCGCAATCTACAACAACAAGAAGGAACTACATATTGTCAACGTAAGAAACCAGGGAACGATTCAATGCCTGCCATATGACTGTGCAATTGAGGCAAATTGCGTCGTGGACGGCACAGGAGCCCATCCGCTAAGCATAGGAGAAGTTCCTCTTGAGATTCGAGGTCTACTTCAAGCTGTAAAATGCTACGAAGAGCTGACTGTAATAGCAGGGGTTGAGGGGTCGTACACCGCGGCGCTCCAAGCATTGGTCGCACATCCGCTCGTACCATCTTTCGCAGTAGCAAGAGAGCTTCTAGAACGGATTCTAGAAGCGAATAAAGAATATTTGCCGCAATTTAAGGCGATGCGCAAGCGCGCAAAACCATGA
- a CDS encoding 2,3-bisphosphoglycerate-independent phosphoglycerate mutase has protein sequence MKAILLVCDGMGDRPVPQLGARTPLEAANNVNMNTLALQGECGLMDPIAPGIRAGSDTSHLAILGYDPYSSYTGRGPFEAAGIGMDVKGGDIAFRCNFSTVDENMVVVDRRAGRIETGTDQLAAAVNGMQIEDVTCFFKESVAHRGALVLRGPGLGAGVTDADPHEVGAKVHKVQAVDPNDQASAKTARIVNEFVLRSHEILKDHPVNKQRIAEGKAPANIILPRGAGLAPKLESFWEKYHLKGAAVVETGLIAGIAVYVGLDILEAPGATGGLDSDVMSIGKTILKALEDHNFVLCNVKGPDVAGHDDQPMVKKEFIEKIDEMVGMLMESVDEQTYIILTADHSTPVATGDHSGDPTPICFWGPGVRVDSVKAFDERSVVGGGIGRIRGCDVMNILTNLMNVQEKFGA, from the coding sequence TTGAAAGCAATTCTCCTAGTGTGCGACGGGATGGGTGACCGCCCTGTCCCCCAGTTGGGCGCTAGAACACCTCTTGAAGCAGCAAATAACGTAAACATGAATACCCTGGCACTTCAGGGTGAATGCGGGCTAATGGATCCAATTGCACCTGGTATTAGGGCTGGTAGCGATACCTCGCATTTGGCGATACTTGGATATGACCCTTATTCGTCCTATACCGGTCGTGGACCATTTGAGGCAGCTGGAATTGGCATGGATGTGAAAGGCGGTGACATCGCCTTTAGATGTAACTTCTCCACAGTTGACGAGAATATGGTTGTAGTTGACAGACGTGCTGGACGAATTGAAACCGGCACAGACCAGCTTGCGGCTGCGGTCAACGGTATGCAGATAGAGGATGTCACTTGTTTTTTTAAAGAGTCAGTCGCTCACCGCGGTGCTTTGGTTCTTAGGGGACCAGGGCTTGGGGCTGGCGTTACCGATGCCGATCCTCACGAAGTTGGTGCAAAGGTACACAAAGTGCAAGCAGTTGACCCGAACGACCAGGCAAGCGCAAAGACTGCGAGAATTGTTAATGAGTTCGTTCTCAGGTCACACGAAATTCTAAAAGACCACCCTGTGAATAAACAGCGAATCGCGGAAGGGAAAGCTCCAGCGAACATCATTCTTCCTAGGGGAGCTGGACTTGCGCCAAAGTTGGAAAGCTTCTGGGAGAAATATCATCTAAAAGGTGCTGCCGTAGTCGAAACTGGATTGATTGCAGGAATAGCCGTCTACGTTGGTTTAGACATCCTTGAAGCTCCAGGTGCAACTGGCGGTTTGGACAGCGATGTTATGTCGATTGGCAAAACAATCTTAAAGGCACTTGAGGACCATAATTTTGTTCTTTGTAATGTCAAGGGCCCCGACGTTGCAGGCCATGATGATCAGCCGATGGTGAAAAAAGAGTTTATTGAGAAAATAGATGAAATGGTCGGAATGCTTATGGAAAGTGTGGATGAGCAAACTTATATAATTCTAACCGCCGACCACTCGACACCAGTTGCGACCGGCGACCATTCTGGTGATCCTACGCCAATTTGCTTTTGGGGTCCTGGCGTTCGAGTGGATTCAGTCAAGGCATTCGACGAGCGTTCGGTTGTTGGCGGCGGTATAGGGCGCATTCGCGGCTGTGACGTTATGAATATTCTGACTAATCTAATGAACGTTCAGGAGAAATTCGGAGCCTAG
- a CDS encoding amidohydrolase family protein has product MAVDIRINYVEHDLLGRPFGSNGILASMDKYRIDNAILISGHAVACNFREGNAQLLEAIKDNNRLYGYIVVNPNYPEESIEEIRNLGGNHKMVALALFSGAFRPYPTFDDCEEILNAYRRYVKPVLLYVPHAEAVEAAKEIAAKFPTIQFVFGSMGGADWKAALNIGKLLNVHMETSGSFDVEKIEEAVARIGAHRILFGSDLPISDPASEIALIRASNISKDAMIKIFNQNAVRLFRLQTPSQGEESSG; this is encoded by the coding sequence ATGGCTGTTGACATTCGGATAAATTATGTTGAGCATGATTTGTTAGGGCGACCTTTTGGTAGCAATGGCATATTAGCATCCATGGACAAATACCGTATAGATAACGCTATCCTAATTTCTGGCCATGCGGTTGCGTGTAATTTCCGAGAAGGGAACGCACAACTCCTGGAGGCAATCAAGGATAACAACCGCCTTTATGGGTATATTGTAGTAAACCCAAACTACCCCGAAGAATCCATTGAGGAAATTAGAAACTTAGGCGGCAACCACAAGATGGTGGCACTAGCGCTATTCAGCGGTGCGTTTCGCCCCTACCCAACATTTGACGACTGCGAAGAAATCCTGAATGCATATAGACGTTATGTCAAGCCTGTGCTGCTTTATGTTCCACATGCAGAGGCAGTCGAGGCCGCCAAAGAAATAGCCGCAAAGTTTCCAACGATTCAGTTTGTGTTTGGTTCGATGGGCGGAGCGGACTGGAAGGCGGCATTGAATATAGGAAAGTTGCTCAATGTGCATATGGAGACTTCAGGTTCGTTCGATGTTGAAAAAATTGAAGAGGCAGTGGCGCGCATTGGGGCGCATAGGATTCTCTTTGGCAGCGACCTGCCGATTTCCGACCCTGCTTCTGAGATTGCACTCATTCGAGCGAGCAATATTTCAAAGGATGCAATGATAAAAATATTCAACCAAAACGCAGTCAGGCTGTTCCGACTCCAAACACCTTCCCAGGGGGAAGAGTCATCAGGTTGA